From the Heptranchias perlo isolate sHepPer1 chromosome 26, sHepPer1.hap1, whole genome shotgun sequence genome, one window contains:
- the LOC137342830 gene encoding F-box only protein 39-like, whose amino-acid sequence MEVSHDQCTDAGNWSELPEVSLRQVFRWLGDQDRVRAALVCKCWNHVMHSPALWRSRTFTFCGRPSKYRRAEYESAIWYAKKFGRYLVNCEIKFMNPYNSLLTRRFQITMRSFLARLGNENNRLKSFTIQHLELDRLVWSSSVRNAFLKSLNFFLRRECRHLQSFNLRGARLGMEQGFSILNSLIHQRNRSSISELNIEDFFSHHLAIYANPTFPKIIRSFCNLTSISINYNCISDDLLDTLSESCYQTLRTMNIKCHIHDPHNQVVWGLSWSKLAKRATSLKVNFYFELVMKNDRLTRILVPEIPVRSLNFRSCYFSDPDWTMKPTLTDLIPHYKNTLQKLTLEFNNSHERIDDELLQLVLTCERLHYMKIWAFLSIKFIETMLQYRQEGKSNFRTLKVRIYMHKYETNEEDKLLRNLYMKYRDLIDTELNYFVITYPLM is encoded by the exons ATGGAGGTATCCCATGATCAGTGTACAGATGCAGGAAATTGGAGTGAACTGCCAGAGGTATCCCTGAGACAGGTGTTCCGATGGCTTGGAGACCAAGACCGAGTCCGAGCAGCGCTGGTGTGTAAATGCTGGAACCATGTGATGCATTCACCAGCTCTCTGGAGATCCAGAACATTCACCTTCTGTGGGAGACCATCCAAATACCGTCGGGCTGAGTACGAATCTGCCATCTGGTATGCCAAGAAGTTTGGCAGATATCTTGTAAACTGCGAAATCAAATTCATGAATCCCTACAATTCCCTTCTGACTAGGAGATTCCAGATAACAATGAGGAGCTTCCTAGCTCGCTTAGGAAATGAAAACAACAGATTAAAATCTTTCACTATCCAACATCTGGAGTTGGACCGCCTAGTGTGGAGCTCATCTGTTAGGAATGCCTTCCTAAAG AGCCTGAACTTTTTCCTTCGCCGTGAGTGCAGACACCTTCAGTCATTCAATCTGAGAGGAGCACGGCTGGGCATGGAGCAGGGCTTTTCCATCTTAAACTCACTGATCCACCAGAGGAACAGGAGCTCCATCTCTGAGCTCAACATTGAAGATTTCTTCAGTCATCACCTAGCAATCTATGCCAACCCCACCTTCCCTAAGATTATCCGCAGCTTCTGCAATCTTACCAGCATTTCAATCAATTATAACTGTATCTCTGACGACCTCCTGGATACCCTATCTGAAAGTTGCTATCAGACCCTCAGGACAATGAATATTAAATGCCATATCCATGACCCTCACAACCAGGTTGTATGGGGGCTCTCCTGGTCCAAGCTAGCTAAACGCGCTACCAGCCTGAAAGTCAACTTTTATTTTGAGTTAGTGATGAAGAACGATCGACTGACTCGGATTTTGGTGCCAGAGATCCCAGTGAGGAGCTTAAATTTTAGGAGCTGTTACTTTAGTGACCCAGATTGGACTATGAAACCCACCCTGACTGATCTTATTCCACACTACAAGAATACACTACAG AAATTGACATTGGAATTTAACAACAGTCACGAACGGATTGATGATGAGTTACTGCAACTGGTGTTAACATGTGAACGGCTGCACTACATGAAGATCTGGGCTTTCCTCAGCATTAAATTTATTGAGACAATGCTACAGTATCGTCAGGAGGGAAAATCTAACTTCCGCACCCTTAAG GTGAGAATTTATATGCACAAGTACGAAACAAATGAAGAAGATAAGCTGCTGCGTAACTTGTACATGAAGTACAGGGATCTAATCGACACAGAACTCAATTATTTTGTAATTACTTACCCCTTGATGTAA